A window from Roseburia sp. 499 encodes these proteins:
- a CDS encoding transposase: MPRKQHTKQFKLDAVNYRKEHPDLTQAECAKNLGIGVSTLARWEAQYRDSDGDIPVRGSGNYASDEEKEIARLKRELRDAQDALDVLKKAISILGKD, from the coding sequence ATGCCAAGAAAACAACACACTAAGCAGTTCAAGTTGGATGCTGTCAACTATCGTAAGGAACACCCTGATCTCACTCAGGCTGAATGTGCCAAGAATCTCGGAATAGGTGTTAGCACCTTAGCCAGGTGGGAAGCTCAATATAGAGACTCTGATGGCGACATCCCAGTTAGAGGATCCGGAAACTATGCCTCTGACGAAGAAAAGGAAATCGCTCGTCTGAAACGGGAGCTTCGTGATGCTCAGGATGCGCTCGATGTGTTAAAAAAAGCCATCAGCATTCTGGGCAAAGACTGA
- a CDS encoding ABC transporter permease, with the protein MCFVCEAPEEIESVLEGRTCQYDNEILITDFVADDLGLQIGDTVTVAENDKKEEYMVSGIYQCANDMGSNFAMSKAGYERVGNQRLGEAYCLKNPEKAKDIAEKLNERYGTELKVTAERGFSGIDSIVSAVNAVSVLVYVLAVIFALVVISLVCGKIFAKERQDYGIYKAMGFTSGNLRLQFALRFMLVSMIGSILGVVLTILLMNKCFGLLLSYVGISQIETEIAWISVLIPIGMMAVVFFLFSYWKAGKIKRVQPRVLISE; encoded by the coding sequence ATGTGCTTTGTTTGCGAAGCACCGGAAGAAATTGAAAGCGTTCTGGAGGGTAGAACTTGTCAGTATGACAATGAAATATTGATAACAGATTTTGTGGCGGATGATTTGGGACTTCAAATCGGAGACACAGTAACTGTGGCGGAAAATGATAAAAAGGAAGAGTATATGGTTTCCGGCATTTATCAATGTGCTAACGATATGGGAAGTAACTTTGCCATGAGTAAGGCAGGCTATGAACGAGTTGGGAATCAGAGATTAGGAGAGGCATATTGCTTGAAAAATCCGGAAAAGGCAAAGGATATTGCTGAAAAATTGAATGAACGCTATGGAACAGAGTTAAAGGTGACGGCAGAAAGAGGATTCAGTGGAATTGATAGTATTGTTTCCGCAGTAAATGCTGTATCTGTATTGGTGTATGTGCTTGCAGTTATTTTTGCATTGGTGGTAATTTCCTTGGTTTGCGGAAAAATATTTGCAAAGGAGCGGCAGGATTACGGCATCTATAAGGCAATGGGATTTACATCGGGAAATCTGCGGTTGCAATTCGCATTGCGCTTTATGCTGGTGTCTATGATTGGAAGCATTTTAGGTGTGGTTTTGACCATTCTGTTAATGAATAAATGTTTTGGATTGCTGCTTTCTTATGTGGGAATTAGTCAGATAGAGACTGAGATAGCGTGGATATCTGTGTTAATTCCAATTGGAATGATGGCAGTGGTATTCTTCCTGTTCTCTTATTGGAAAGCCGGAAAGATAAAAAGAGTGCAGCCAAGAGTGTTGATTTCAGAATAA
- the asnA gene encoding aspartate--ammonia ligase codes for MERLIIPKNYHSELDLHDTQIAIKTVKDFFQNLLSLRLNLQRVSAPLFVDPESGLNDNLNGVERPVTFGIKEQDEKQAEIVHSLAKWKRYALKKYGFSMGEGLYTDMNAIRRDEDTDNIHSIFVDQWDWEKIISKKDRNLEYLKETVKTVYKVLRKTEKYMAIQYDYIEEILPHDIFFVTTQELEDMFPDYTPKEREYYITKAKGAVCILQIGDTLESGDRHDGRAPDYDDWSLNADIIVYYPVLDIALEISSMGIRVDKKALLSQLDKAGCPERAELPFQKSIIKEDLPYTIGGGIGQSRICMFFLRKAHIGEVQSSLWPEEVIKEAEANGIQLL; via the coding sequence ATGGAACGCTTAATCATACCAAAGAATTATCATTCAGAATTAGACTTACATGACACACAGATTGCCATCAAGACAGTAAAGGACTTTTTCCAGAACCTGCTTTCCCTACGTCTGAACCTGCAGCGTGTATCTGCTCCGCTGTTTGTTGACCCGGAATCCGGTTTAAACGACAACTTGAATGGTGTAGAACGCCCTGTTACTTTCGGCATTAAGGAACAGGATGAAAAACAGGCTGAAATCGTTCACTCCCTGGCAAAATGGAAACGCTACGCTTTAAAAAAATACGGTTTTTCCATGGGCGAAGGACTTTATACTGACATGAACGCCATCCGCCGTGATGAAGACACTGACAACATTCATTCTATTTTTGTAGACCAGTGGGATTGGGAAAAAATTATTTCCAAAAAAGACCGCAATCTGGAATACTTAAAAGAAACCGTAAAAACTGTATATAAGGTTCTTCGTAAAACAGAAAAATACATGGCAATTCAGTATGATTACATAGAAGAAATTCTTCCTCATGATATTTTCTTTGTAACCACACAGGAATTAGAGGATATGTTCCCTGACTATACTCCAAAGGAACGGGAATACTACATTACAAAAGCCAAAGGTGCTGTATGTATCCTGCAAATTGGTGATACATTAGAATCCGGAGACCGCCATGACGGACGTGCACCGGATTATGATGATTGGTCTTTGAATGCTGACATTATAGTTTACTACCCGGTTTTAGATATTGCACTTGAGATTTCTTCTATGGGAATCCGCGTAGATAAAAAGGCTCTGTTAAGCCAGTTAGACAAGGCAGGTTGCCCGGAACGTGCTGAACTTCCTTTCCAGAAATCCATTATCAAGGAAGACCTTCCTTATACCATCGGTGGTGGAATCGGACAGTCCCGCATCTGTATGTTTTTCCTGCGTAAAGCCCATATCGGAGAGGTACAGTCTTCTCTGTGGCCGGAAGAAGTAATCAAAGAAGCGGAAGCAAACGGAATTCAATTATTATAA
- a CDS encoding AraC family transcriptional regulator produces MNNTLLHETKIHGTIDFPYIVYHGKIPDFIHSYPLHWHDEAEIIYVTKGCAKITVWSNTYHVQEGDIVILMPHAIHSIEQLDSHHAEYFNIVFHFSILEKPEENSRYDKYLKPFLTHEKSVNCYEPKGTKLNTCLTPLLLSLIENRRNSYTTCEYLVKSNLFMIMHYLNQACINTDKNEVLLQENYHKLKTVLYHVQNSYAQNITIKQAAALCGFSESHFMKLFKELTGMSFTAYLVNYRLELSAKQLIETDQKIIDIATNCGFNNHSYFTRAFLRKYNLTPAKYRRTFTLS; encoded by the coding sequence ATGAACAATACGCTACTACATGAAACCAAAATTCACGGAACAATCGATTTTCCTTATATCGTATATCATGGGAAAATCCCAGATTTCATACATTCTTATCCTCTCCACTGGCATGATGAAGCAGAAATAATATATGTTACCAAAGGATGTGCCAAAATTACAGTTTGGTCCAATACATACCATGTGCAGGAAGGCGACATTGTAATTCTAATGCCCCATGCAATTCACTCCATAGAACAGCTGGATTCCCATCATGCTGAATATTTCAATATTGTGTTTCATTTTTCCATTTTAGAAAAACCGGAAGAAAACAGCCGCTACGATAAATACCTGAAACCTTTCCTTACTCACGAAAAAAGCGTAAACTGTTATGAACCAAAGGGCACCAAACTGAATACCTGTTTAACACCATTGCTTCTTTCCTTAATTGAAAACAGAAGAAACAGTTATACAACCTGCGAATATCTTGTCAAATCCAACCTTTTTATGATTATGCATTATCTCAACCAAGCTTGCATAAACACAGATAAAAACGAGGTTCTTTTACAAGAAAATTACCACAAACTAAAAACTGTTTTGTACCATGTACAAAACAGTTATGCTCAAAACATCACCATAAAACAGGCAGCTGCCTTATGTGGTTTTTCAGAGAGCCATTTTATGAAATTGTTCAAAGAACTAACCGGTATGAGTTTTACCGCATATCTGGTTAATTACCGGCTAGAGCTTTCTGCAAAGCAATTAATTGAAACGGATCAGAAAATCATTGATATTGCCACCAATTGTGGTTTTAATAACCACTCCTATTTTACAAGAGCTTTTCTAAGGAAATATAATCTTACACCTGCAAAATATAGACGTACATTTACATTATCTTAA
- a CDS encoding Bax inhibitor-1/YccA family protein → MEYNNQNNYNTNPSYNYDNETIAPQQAQNLKTLLCEEVILKSFLFMIGALLITACAALTISPYIAIELLSGNNFYILLIAEFGIVLASNWALRKNNAILAGILFTAYSYLTGVTLSIIFMVYTTASIVAIFLTTAAVFGIMAVYGLVTKTDLSSIGNICLMGLIGIIIISFVNLFILQSTMLDTAISAIGVLVFVGLTAYDTQKIKKNVAASNSQNVTSLALYGAFELYLDFINLFLKLLSLFGKRK, encoded by the coding sequence ATGGAGTATAACAACCAAAACAATTACAACACAAACCCGTCATACAATTATGACAATGAGACTATTGCACCACAGCAGGCGCAGAATTTGAAAACACTCTTATGTGAAGAGGTCATTCTCAAATCTTTTTTATTTATGATAGGTGCATTATTAATTACAGCCTGTGCTGCACTGACGATTTCACCTTATATTGCAATTGAATTGCTTAGCGGCAACAATTTCTATATTCTCTTAATCGCAGAGTTTGGTATTGTACTGGCTTCTAACTGGGCATTGCGTAAGAACAATGCAATTTTAGCTGGTATCCTTTTCACTGCTTATTCCTATTTGACCGGTGTTACACTTTCCATTATATTTATGGTCTACACTACTGCTTCTATTGTTGCAATTTTCTTAACAACAGCTGCAGTATTTGGTATCATGGCAGTATATGGACTTGTTACCAAAACAGATTTATCCAGCATTGGAAACATCTGCCTTATGGGATTGATCGGAATTATTATTATCAGTTTTGTAAATCTCTTTATTTTACAGAGCACTATGCTTGATACCGCGATCAGCGCTATCGGCGTTTTAGTCTTCGTAGGCTTAACTGCTTATGATACACAGAAAATCAAGAAAAACGTTGCCGCTTCTAATAGCCAGAACGTTACTTCTTTAGCTCTTTATGGTGCTTTTGAATTATATCTTGATTTTATCAATCTTTTCTTGAAACTGTTAAGTCTGTTTGGCAAGAGAAAATAA
- a CDS encoding ParM/StbA family protein, with product MNNKLEVIGIDHGWSMMKTISQVFVTGVKEITTTPALFGDVLEYEGKFYKVGTVRQEVKDTKVEDDSFYLLTLAAVAKELKRRGLAEAKVFLAVGLPLTRFGAEKNDFIKYLTKNKRVSFKYENEPYYIEIDDVAVFPQCYAAVVDKIPTMAKKTLIVDIGSWTIDIMPVINKSPDESKCVTIPKGLITCMRSINEQCVRQLNGEVDESEIQNIMRYGRSDIDDEYFAIIKAEIEDFVDKVYNSIREFGYNLKTTPIVFVGGGAVVMKNFGSHDAKNISYNLDVKANARGYEQLATMGLKSTKRLS from the coding sequence ATGAATAACAAGTTAGAAGTAATCGGCATTGATCATGGCTGGTCAATGATGAAAACAATCTCTCAGGTATTTGTCACAGGAGTTAAGGAGATTACAACAACTCCGGCACTTTTCGGCGATGTACTTGAGTATGAAGGAAAGTTCTATAAGGTTGGAACTGTGAGGCAGGAAGTAAAGGATACAAAGGTCGAAGATGACAGCTTTTATCTTCTCACTCTTGCAGCAGTTGCTAAGGAACTTAAAAGAAGAGGTCTTGCAGAGGCAAAGGTATTCCTTGCCGTAGGACTACCACTTACAAGGTTTGGAGCAGAGAAGAATGATTTTATCAAGTACCTGACAAAGAATAAGCGTGTAAGCTTCAAATATGAGAATGAGCCGTATTATATTGAAATTGATGATGTGGCAGTATTCCCTCAGTGTTATGCAGCAGTAGTGGACAAGATTCCTACAATGGCAAAGAAAACGCTGATAGTAGATATCGGTAGCTGGACAATCGACATTATGCCGGTAATCAACAAGTCACCGGATGAATCAAAGTGTGTGACGATACCAAAAGGTCTTATTACCTGTATGCGTTCTATCAATGAGCAGTGTGTAAGACAACTTAACGGAGAGGTAGACGAGTCAGAGATACAGAACATCATGCGATATGGCAGGTCAGATATTGATGATGAATACTTTGCCATTATCAAGGCAGAGATAGAGGATTTTGTTGATAAGGTATATAACTCAATCCGTGAGTTTGGGTATAACTTAAAGACTACACCGATTGTATTTGTCGGTGGCGGGGCAGTTGTGATGAAGAATTTTGGTAGTCATGATGCTAAGAACATTTCCTATAACCTTGATGTAAAGGCAAATGCAAGAGGATATGAGCAGCTTGCCACAATGGGACTTAAAAGCACTAAGCGATTATCATAA
- a CDS encoding helix-turn-helix domain-containing protein yields the protein MKPIYLSIQQQATGNRIRELLKENGYTVKDIQEAMGFENPQAVYKWISGRSLPSIDNFLILSKVLHTSIEDILVVDGDIVVFIRRRYAYEKCMG from the coding sequence TTGAAACCTATATATTTATCTATCCAGCAACAGGCAACCGGGAATAGGATTCGAGAATTATTAAAAGAAAATGGGTATACTGTAAAAGATATCCAAGAGGCTATGGGATTTGAAAATCCACAAGCTGTATATAAGTGGATTTCAGGACGGTCGCTTCCAAGTATAGATAATTTTCTAATTCTTAGCAAAGTATTACATACAAGTATTGAAGATATCCTCGTCGTTGACGGGGATATTGTTGTTTTTATAAGAAGGAGATACGCATATGAAAAATGTATGGGATAG
- a CDS encoding ABC-F family ATP-binding cassette domain-containing protein, giving the protein MILDVKNLTHGFGDRAIFNDVSFRLLKGEHIGMIGANGEGKSTFMNIVTGKLQPDEGKVEWAKNVRAGYLDQHTVLEKGMTIGDVLRSAFSFLYDMETEMNNMFAKMGEADEAEMNRLLEETGTMQELLEQHDFYIIDTKVEEVARALGVIELGLDTDVTELSGGQRTKVLLAKLLLEKPDILLLDEPTNYLDENHIEWLKRYLLDYENAFILISHDIPFLNSVVNIIYHMENQELTRYVGDYDKFQEVYAMKKAQMEAAYKKQQKEIEDLKDFVARNKARVATRNMAMSRQKKLDKMDVIELAAERPKPEFFFKNARAAGKVIFETNDLVIGYEKDKPLSKPMNLRMERGEKIAIVGTNGIGKSTFLKSVLGIIPSLSGKAQLGDYLYPGYFEQEMPASENSCIEEIWETFPSYSQYEVRSALAKCGLTTKHIESKVKVLSGGEQAKVRLCKLLNVETNVLLLDEPTNHLDVDAKEELKRALKEYKGAILLVCHEPEFYQDVVDKIWNMEEYSLLA; this is encoded by the coding sequence ATGATTTTAGATGTGAAAAATTTAACCCATGGTTTTGGTGACCGAGCAATTTTCAATGACGTATCTTTTCGACTTTTAAAGGGAGAACATATTGGAATGATTGGTGCCAATGGAGAAGGAAAGTCTACCTTTATGAACATTGTGACAGGAAAACTTCAACCGGATGAAGGCAAGGTAGAGTGGGCAAAGAATGTTCGAGCAGGCTATTTAGACCAGCATACCGTATTAGAAAAGGGAATGACCATTGGAGATGTACTTCGTAGTGCTTTTTCTTTTCTATATGATATGGAAACGGAAATGAACAATATGTTTGCCAAAATGGGAGAGGCAGATGAAGCGGAGATGAATCGCCTATTGGAAGAGACCGGAACCATGCAGGAGTTATTAGAGCAGCATGACTTCTATATTATAGATACTAAGGTGGAGGAAGTTGCAAGAGCATTAGGCGTTATAGAGTTAGGACTTGATACGGATGTAACGGAGTTGAGCGGTGGACAGCGTACCAAGGTGCTTTTGGCAAAATTACTGTTGGAAAAGCCGGATATTTTGTTGTTAGACGAGCCGACCAACTACTTAGATGAAAATCATATAGAGTGGTTGAAACGTTACTTGTTAGATTATGAAAATGCATTTATTCTGATTTCCCATGATATTCCGTTTTTGAATAGTGTGGTAAACATTATCTATCATATGGAAAATCAGGAATTGACCCGCTATGTGGGAGATTACGATAAGTTCCAGGAAGTCTATGCGATGAAAAAAGCACAGATGGAGGCTGCATACAAGAAACAGCAGAAGGAAATTGAAGACTTAAAGGATTTTGTAGCACGCAATAAGGCAAGAGTAGCTACCAGAAATATGGCAATGTCCCGTCAAAAGAAGTTAGATAAAATGGATGTCATTGAATTGGCAGCAGAGCGTCCAAAGCCGGAATTTTTCTTTAAAAATGCAAGAGCAGCAGGAAAGGTGATATTTGAAACTAACGACCTTGTTATTGGCTATGAAAAGGATAAACCTTTGTCAAAGCCTATGAATCTTAGGATGGAACGAGGCGAAAAGATTGCCATTGTAGGAACCAATGGAATTGGAAAGTCTACCTTTTTAAAGAGTGTGCTTGGGATTATTCCGTCCTTGTCCGGTAAGGCTCAGCTTGGCGACTATCTGTATCCGGGATATTTTGAACAGGAGATGCCGGCTAGTGAAAATAGCTGTATTGAAGAAATATGGGAGACATTTCCGTCATATAGTCAATATGAGGTGCGTTCTGCACTGGCAAAATGCGGACTTACTACCAAGCACATTGAAAGTAAGGTAAAAGTGTTAAGCGGTGGAGAACAGGCAAAGGTTAGATTATGTAAACTACTTAATGTAGAAACCAATGTTTTACTATTGGATGAGCCAACCAATCATTTGGATGTGGATGCAAAAGAAGAATTGAAGCGTGCATTGAAGGAGTATAAAGGGGCAATTTTGTTGGTATGTCATGAACCGGAGTTTTATCAGGATGTGGTAGATAAGATCTGGAATATGGAGGAATATTCTCTACTGGCATAA
- a CDS encoding methyl-accepting chemotaxis protein, which translates to MKSVEAKIVLPLSVLGLLFGVYMVSSYFFMNENINRVDNMKDVSYETVMLADNLKLSVVQVQQWLTDISATRAAEGFDDGFDEAAAHAQEIYDILDKLVALDPDYSDEVDDIKSKFEPYYETGQKMAQAYIDDGPEGGNAMMGEFDTVAQDINEAVDALKEQALADADASAISLAERCQQIQRFTIIATIIIVIVYLVTLTTFKKTVVRPIRLILAKLKLMAENSGDLTQKIDYTGKDEIGALAENFNKMQESFRVLIRQVIDISENTFEGMQQTKNNIDTGLTLVREMNTRASNISGNMEENAASVEETTAVNVEINEGLKQMTEHANTEAKRSNEIRTRAEQLRNSALESQERAKEINESTRQKLDQAIEKAKDVEKVNTLTDTIMDIADQTNLLALNASIEAARAGEAGKGFAVVASEITSLASDSAKAVVEIRAVNENVLKVVEELVQTLSEIYTFIREEVVKDYEETVKTGEQYSNDAEKFQTVTTGIANTSNDILASMNMMADTMNMMSKASGQSAEDTTEISNNVTRLMGYFDEIADLSAELSKGTETLRNLVDQYTV; encoded by the coding sequence ATGAAGAGTGTCGAGGCAAAAATTGTACTGCCACTATCGGTATTGGGGTTACTGTTTGGTGTGTATATGGTTTCATCGTACTTTTTTATGAATGAAAACATTAATCGGGTTGATAATATGAAAGATGTTTCATATGAGACAGTTATGCTGGCGGATAATCTAAAGCTTTCTGTTGTGCAGGTACAACAATGGTTGACGGATATCAGTGCAACAAGAGCAGCGGAGGGGTTTGATGATGGTTTCGATGAAGCAGCTGCGCATGCTCAGGAGATATATGATATTTTAGACAAACTCGTAGCACTCGATCCGGATTATTCCGATGAGGTTGATGATATCAAGAGTAAGTTTGAACCCTATTATGAAACAGGTCAGAAAATGGCACAGGCTTATATTGATGATGGCCCTGAAGGTGGCAATGCCATGATGGGAGAGTTTGACACAGTGGCTCAAGATATTAATGAAGCTGTAGATGCATTAAAGGAACAGGCACTTGCCGATGCTGATGCCAGTGCCATTAGTCTGGCCGAGCGTTGCCAGCAGATTCAGCGTTTTACAATAATTGCAACCATTATTATAGTAATTGTGTACCTGGTAACATTGACTACTTTCAAGAAAACTGTGGTTCGACCAATCCGTCTTATTCTTGCTAAGTTAAAATTGATGGCAGAAAATAGTGGTGATTTGACTCAGAAAATTGATTATACCGGAAAAGATGAGATTGGAGCCTTAGCCGAGAACTTTAACAAAATGCAGGAATCTTTTCGTGTATTGATTCGCCAAGTGATTGATATTTCAGAGAATACTTTCGAGGGTATGCAGCAGACGAAAAACAATATAGATACGGGACTTACGCTTGTTCGTGAAATGAATACGAGAGCTTCTAATATTTCCGGTAATATGGAAGAAAATGCGGCATCTGTCGAAGAAACGACTGCTGTGAATGTTGAAATCAATGAAGGACTCAAGCAGATGACAGAACATGCCAATACAGAGGCAAAACGCTCGAATGAAATCAGAACGCGTGCGGAACAGTTAAGAAATTCTGCCTTAGAGTCACAAGAGCGAGCAAAAGAAATCAACGAGAGCACCAGACAAAAATTGGATCAGGCTATTGAAAAGGCCAAGGATGTTGAGAAGGTAAACACACTGACTGATACCATTATGGACATTGCAGATCAGACCAATCTTTTGGCTCTCAACGCTTCTATTGAAGCTGCAAGAGCCGGTGAAGCAGGAAAGGGATTTGCTGTTGTTGCTTCGGAAATTACGAGCCTTGCATCTGATTCTGCAAAGGCGGTAGTAGAAATTCGTGCCGTAAATGAAAATGTTCTAAAAGTTGTGGAAGAGCTGGTTCAGACATTAAGTGAAATTTATACATTCATTAGAGAAGAAGTCGTAAAAGACTATGAGGAGACGGTAAAAACAGGGGAACAATATAGTAATGATGCTGAGAAATTCCAAACGGTGACAACCGGAATTGCCAATACGTCAAATGATATTCTTGCATCCATGAATATGATGGCAGACACCATGAATATGATGTCAAAGGCAAGTGGACAGTCAGCAGAAGACACCACAGAAATTAGCAATAATGTAACCAGACTGATGGGATATTTTGATGAAATAGCAGATTTGTCTGCGGAACTTTCCAAGGGAACAGAAACCTTGCGTAATCTGGTGGATCAGTATACGGTATAA
- a CDS encoding 5'/3'-nucleotidase SurE: MMTELKQRESVGSRNSVSGTPADCVKVALMQLLPERPDVMKWYTYFFTLVCEFQNFADLRLRILIWKTGL; the protein is encoded by the coding sequence ATGATGACGGAATTAAAGCAGAGGGAATCTGTAGGTAGCAGAAATAGTGTCAGTGGGACTCCGGCAGATTGCGTAAAGGTGGCACTCATGCAGTTGTTGCCGGAGCGACCGGATGTTATGAAGTGGTATACATACTTTTTCACACTGGTATGCGAATTTCAGAATTTTGCGGACTTACGATTAAGGATATTGATTTGGAAAACAGGATTGTGA
- a CDS encoding helix-turn-helix domain-containing protein has product MDNRHSIGSKIQKYRKLKDMTQDELSKQSGIYLSTIKKYESGERNPKPDQLQKIAEALGISVTVFLDYDINTVSDVLSLVMKLNEQSPLKISADKDKDGNYIPSSIHMTFEDSQINEAICSYLNCKQQMDLIAYEDNDKAVIEQQKEIYDDKINRLLLFNEYIKKIR; this is encoded by the coding sequence ATGGATAATAGACATTCAATTGGAAGTAAAATTCAAAAATATAGAAAATTAAAAGATATGACACAGGACGAATTATCAAAACAGTCCGGTATTTATTTATCTACCATAAAGAAATATGAAAGCGGTGAACGAAATCCAAAACCAGATCAGCTTCAAAAAATAGCAGAAGCTCTTGGCATTAGCGTAACTGTATTTCTTGATTACGATATTAATACTGTTAGTGATGTTCTTTCTTTAGTTATGAAGCTTAACGAACAATCCCCATTGAAAATATCTGCTGATAAGGATAAAGATGGCAACTACATCCCCAGCAGCATACACATGACATTTGAAGATTCACAAATAAATGAAGCTATTTGTTCTTATCTAAATTGTAAACAACAGATGGATTTAATTGCCTATGAGGATAATGATAAAGCTGTGATTGAACAGCAAAAAGAAATTTATGATGATAAGATTAACAGATTGCTCTTATTTAACGAATATATTAAAAAAATCCGCTAA
- a CDS encoding IS3 family transposase — MYTEVSAKVEASKVTKRRVSTSGMLKFLGVSRSGYRAFLNRKLSPTRQRKESVKKEIQKIYDDSKQNYGAPKITQELRKSGETIAERTVGKYMREMGIKAQWVKPWTTTTRDSDFSSELHNILNEQFNPERPNAVWCTDITYIWTQDGFVYLNCVMDLFARKIIAWTLSDTMEVSSVIETINKAKAVRNTDLPLIIHSDRGSQYVSNAWREATENMQRSYSHKGYPYDNACIESFHSLIKREWLNRFHIRNYKHAYSLVFEYIETFYNTVRIHSHCDYVSPDEFEKLYERAKLLPAA, encoded by the coding sequence ATCTATACAGAAGTTTCTGCAAAGGTAGAGGCATCTAAAGTTACTAAACGCCGCGTCTCTACTTCTGGAATGCTGAAATTTTTAGGCGTGTCTCGTTCTGGATACAGAGCCTTTCTAAACCGTAAGCTCTCTCCTACTCGACAGCGAAAAGAATCTGTCAAAAAGGAAATCCAGAAAATCTATGATGATTCTAAACAGAATTACGGCGCTCCTAAAATAACACAGGAACTTCGCAAATCTGGCGAAACCATTGCAGAGCGTACTGTAGGTAAATATATGCGCGAAATGGGTATAAAAGCTCAATGGGTCAAGCCTTGGACCACTACTACCAGAGACTCTGATTTTAGCAGTGAACTCCATAACATCCTGAATGAGCAGTTCAACCCTGAACGTCCTAACGCTGTCTGGTGCACCGATATCACTTATATCTGGACACAGGATGGATTTGTCTATCTTAATTGCGTTATGGACTTATTTGCCAGAAAGATTATTGCATGGACGCTCTCTGACACTATGGAAGTATCTTCCGTAATTGAAACAATCAATAAAGCAAAGGCTGTTCGAAATACCGATTTGCCTTTGATTATACATTCAGACCGTGGCAGCCAGTATGTTTCTAACGCATGGCGTGAAGCCACAGAAAATATGCAGCGTAGTTATTCTCACAAGGGCTACCCTTATGACAATGCCTGCATTGAATCCTTCCATTCCCTGATTAAAAGAGAATGGCTTAACAGATTTCATATTCGAAACTACAAGCATGCTTATTCGCTTGTCTTTGAATACATTGAAACCTTTTATAACACCGTCAGAATACATAGTCACTGTGACTATGTGTCTCCTGATGAATTTGAAAAACTGTATGAGAGGGCGAAATTACTGCCGGCAGCTTAG